A single window of Nocardioides baekrokdamisoli DNA harbors:
- a CDS encoding Nif3-like dinuclear metal center hexameric protein — MPALGDVVDLVHSWFPPSTAESWDAVGLVSGDPAAPVRTILLAVDAAPEVAAEAASIGADLLLVHHPLFFKPVHSVAATTPKGRTLWTLSSAGCALLAAHTNADQAVGGVSESMAYALGLTDLEPLVGSTALDSLVTYVPVDAAAAVRAALAAAGAGGVGNYDTASFSNGGTGRFRPLEGARPAVGVVGEVEEVAEERIEVILPRSARAAVVSALLGAHPYETPAYQVIELVSTADATSGHGRIGSIEPTTLRLFAETVSAALPATAAGIRIGGDLDKPIRRVALCGGAGASFLPDVARTDADVYVTSDLGHHTAGEFLEAGGAALIDVPHWAAESTWLPVVAARLREALGDKVEVVVSEVVTDPWTLRL, encoded by the coding sequence GTGCCTGCGCTTGGTGACGTCGTCGATCTGGTCCATTCATGGTTCCCGCCGTCCACGGCGGAATCCTGGGATGCTGTGGGGCTGGTGTCGGGCGACCCCGCGGCGCCCGTTCGCACGATCCTTCTGGCGGTCGATGCGGCGCCGGAGGTGGCAGCCGAGGCGGCATCGATCGGGGCAGATCTGCTGCTCGTCCACCATCCGTTGTTCTTCAAGCCGGTCCATTCGGTCGCCGCGACGACACCCAAGGGCCGCACGTTGTGGACGCTGTCCAGCGCCGGTTGTGCCCTTTTGGCAGCCCACACCAACGCCGATCAGGCGGTCGGAGGTGTCTCGGAGTCGATGGCGTACGCGCTCGGCCTGACCGACCTCGAGCCGCTGGTCGGATCGACCGCACTGGACTCGCTGGTCACCTACGTACCCGTCGACGCGGCGGCCGCCGTGCGGGCTGCCCTGGCGGCGGCCGGCGCCGGCGGCGTCGGGAACTACGACACGGCCTCGTTCTCCAACGGCGGCACCGGGCGTTTCCGACCACTCGAGGGCGCACGCCCGGCGGTCGGTGTCGTCGGCGAGGTCGAGGAGGTCGCCGAGGAGCGGATCGAGGTCATCCTGCCGCGCTCGGCCCGAGCGGCGGTGGTCAGCGCGCTGCTCGGCGCCCATCCGTACGAGACACCTGCTTATCAAGTGATCGAATTGGTGAGCACGGCGGATGCAACGAGCGGCCACGGACGGATCGGGTCGATCGAGCCGACGACCCTGCGCTTGTTCGCCGAGACCGTGTCCGCGGCTCTGCCGGCGACGGCAGCGGGGATCCGTATCGGCGGCGACCTCGACAAGCCGATTCGTCGGGTCGCTCTGTGCGGCGGGGCGGGTGCGAGCTTCCTCCCGGACGTGGCGCGTACCGATGCCGATGTCTACGTCACCAGCGACCTGGGCCACCACACGGCAGGGGAGTTCCTGGAGGCAGGCGGGGCCGCGCTGATCGACGTGCCGCACTGGGCTGCCGAGTCGACCTGGCTGCCGGTGGTGGCGGCTCGGCTGCGAGAGGCGTTGGGAGATAAGGTCGAGGTAGTCGTCTCCGAGGTCGTCACCGATCCGTGGACACTGCGTCTCTGA
- a CDS encoding zinc ribbon domain-containing protein — protein MKADPLAQIKLLDLQELDSRIAHLKHQLATLPQITQLETARAERAEVDNAARDARIARDDLSLAQRKADNDVEAVKARRVRDEARLNAGQGSAKDLEALQHELGALAKRISDLEDIELELMEELEGSTAEAGRLEAQVAEIDARIAELEESKASAEAEIRAEGSAAFAQRGPLVEDFPADLLALYDKLRDQYGVGAALLRARRCGGCGLDVDAAELSRIRTTPAAEVVRHEDCGRILIRTSESGL, from the coding sequence GTGAAGGCCGACCCGCTGGCACAGATCAAGTTGCTGGACCTGCAGGAGCTCGACTCGCGCATCGCGCATCTCAAGCACCAGCTGGCGACACTTCCCCAGATCACGCAGCTCGAGACGGCTCGCGCCGAACGCGCCGAGGTCGACAACGCCGCCCGGGACGCCCGGATCGCGCGCGACGATCTGTCGTTGGCCCAGCGGAAAGCCGACAACGACGTCGAAGCGGTCAAGGCGCGGCGCGTACGCGATGAGGCACGGCTCAACGCCGGGCAGGGATCGGCGAAGGACCTCGAGGCGCTGCAGCACGAGCTCGGCGCGCTGGCGAAGCGGATCTCCGACCTCGAGGACATCGAGTTGGAGCTGATGGAGGAGCTGGAGGGCTCCACCGCCGAGGCCGGCCGACTCGAGGCTCAGGTCGCCGAGATCGACGCGCGCATCGCGGAGTTGGAGGAGTCCAAGGCCTCTGCCGAGGCCGAGATCCGCGCTGAGGGTTCGGCGGCGTTCGCGCAGCGCGGACCGCTCGTGGAGGACTTCCCGGCCGACCTGCTCGCGCTGTACGACAAGCTGCGCGACCAGTACGGCGTCGGTGCCGCCTTGCTGCGAGCGCGTCGCTGCGGTGGGTGCGGGCTCGATGTCGATGCAGCCGAGTTGTCGAGGATTCGTACGACTCCGGCGGCCGAGGTCGTACGCCACGAGGACTGTGGCCGGATTCTGATTCGTACCTCCGAGTCGGGCCTCTGA
- a CDS encoding bifunctional RNase H/acid phosphatase: MVDSVIVEADGGSRGNPGPAAYGAVLKDAVTGAVIAEDGSAIGIATNNVAEYSGLIAGLELAAAYAPGATVSVRMDSKLVVEQMSGRWQIKHPDMKPLAAMARSLAPGGTTYTWMPREQNTYADRLANEALDGVRSGVTVAAVDADDSLIAEVESPSAAPSSRGWARPGGPPTTLILVRHGITAHTKEKRFSGGLASANPPLVDEGREQVRLTAEWLKPLAEKVSVVIGSPVERTWQSAEIVASVLGKDLVAEPGFAEMEFGVWDGLTFTEVAEKFPGQLDTWLGSFTWAPEGGESFEGVRERVLEGLERVLTEHGGETVVVVSHVTPIKTLVARALGRGLSSLFHMELAPASVSVLSFYEDGDTEPRGSMRLFNGLPPERDPFSPTAW; encoded by the coding sequence ATGGTCGACTCGGTCATCGTCGAGGCTGACGGTGGCTCTCGCGGGAACCCCGGCCCGGCTGCGTACGGAGCCGTCCTCAAGGATGCCGTGACTGGTGCCGTGATTGCTGAGGACGGCAGCGCCATCGGCATCGCGACCAACAACGTCGCGGAGTATTCGGGTCTGATCGCAGGACTCGAGCTCGCGGCGGCGTACGCGCCCGGTGCGACGGTCTCCGTCCGGATGGATTCCAAACTCGTGGTCGAGCAGATGTCGGGCCGTTGGCAGATCAAGCACCCCGACATGAAGCCGCTCGCCGCCATGGCGCGGTCGCTGGCTCCCGGCGGCACCACGTACACGTGGATGCCGCGTGAGCAGAACACGTACGCGGACCGCCTCGCGAACGAGGCCCTGGATGGCGTACGCAGCGGGGTTACTGTTGCCGCCGTGGATGCTGACGATTCGTTGATCGCTGAAGTCGAGTCGCCGTCCGCGGCTCCTTCGTCCCGTGGCTGGGCCCGCCCCGGCGGCCCGCCGACGACCCTGATCCTCGTCCGGCACGGCATCACCGCTCACACCAAGGAGAAGCGCTTCTCCGGCGGGCTCGCGTCGGCCAATCCGCCGTTGGTGGACGAAGGCCGCGAGCAGGTCCGTCTGACCGCGGAGTGGCTCAAGCCGCTCGCCGAGAAGGTGTCCGTGGTGATCGGATCTCCGGTCGAGCGCACCTGGCAGTCGGCGGAGATCGTCGCTTCGGTCCTCGGCAAGGACCTGGTAGCGGAGCCGGGCTTCGCCGAGATGGAGTTCGGTGTCTGGGACGGGCTGACCTTCACCGAGGTCGCCGAGAAGTTCCCGGGCCAGTTGGACACATGGCTGGGTTCGTTTACCTGGGCCCCTGAGGGAGGCGAGTCCTTCGAGGGCGTACGCGAGCGGGTGCTTGAGGGGCTCGAGCGGGTGCTGACCGAGCATGGCGGCGAGACCGTGGTGGTCGTCTCGCACGTGACGCCCATCAAGACCCTGGTCGCGCGGGCGCTCGGCCGTGGCCTGTCCTCGCTCTTCCACATGGAACTCGCGCCGGCGTCGGTGAGCGTGTTGTCGTTCTACGAGGACGGCGACACGGAGCCGCGGGGGTCGATGCGGTTGTTCAACGGGCTGCCACCGGAGCGGGATCCGTTCTCGCCGACCGCCTGGTGA
- a CDS encoding YaaA family protein, whose amino-acid sequence MLILLPPSEGKYAPRRGAALALDGLSNPGLTSARSAMIDALVDWCTSDPEAATNGLAIPKTQPELLALNASLGNAATARAERIYTGVVYDNLSTQTLTAAARRRLGRVAVTSSVFGLVTLSDRIPAYRLSGDASLPGIGPVAAHWRTHLGEAITASVGSGLLVDLRSGTYQNFWRTEPLARQTATVRVLHEVDGVRKVVSHFNKATKGRLVRALLEDGANPRTPAKLAEAWRDLGWTVEIGDPGRSGTQLDVIVTEI is encoded by the coding sequence GTGTTGATCCTGCTGCCGCCGAGCGAGGGCAAGTACGCACCCCGGCGGGGCGCGGCACTGGCCCTGGACGGACTCTCCAACCCAGGGCTCACCTCAGCACGATCAGCGATGATCGACGCGCTCGTCGACTGGTGCACGTCCGACCCCGAAGCGGCCACGAACGGCCTCGCGATCCCCAAGACGCAGCCCGAACTGCTCGCCCTCAACGCCTCGCTGGGCAACGCCGCCACCGCCCGCGCCGAGCGGATCTACACCGGAGTCGTCTACGACAACCTCTCGACGCAGACCTTGACCGCAGCCGCGCGCCGCCGCCTGGGCCGCGTCGCAGTGACGTCGTCGGTCTTCGGACTCGTGACCCTCTCCGACCGCATCCCGGCATACCGCCTCTCCGGCGACGCATCACTCCCCGGCATCGGCCCCGTCGCCGCCCATTGGCGTACGCACCTCGGTGAAGCGATCACAGCCTCGGTCGGCAGCGGGCTGCTCGTCGACCTGCGTTCCGGCACGTATCAGAACTTCTGGCGCACCGAGCCCCTCGCCAGGCAGACCGCGACGGTTCGCGTGCTCCACGAGGTGGACGGCGTCCGCAAGGTGGTGTCGCACTTCAACAAGGCCACCAAGGGACGCCTCGTCCGAGCCCTGCTCGAGGACGGCGCCAACCCGCGTACGCCTGCAAAGCTGGCCGAAGCGTGGCGCGATCTCGGCTGGACGGTCGAGATCGGCGATCCCGGCAGGTCCGGTACGCAGCTCGACGTGATCGTCACCGAGATCTGA
- a CDS encoding RNB domain-containing ribonuclease — MPQGRVIRVAHADDGVAAQSLRRGVAALQAELEVTDFAADVLAEAERAAASVVLPDNDQTAIGFVTIDPPGSMDLDQAMHIERNGGGYTIRYAIADLASFVTAGGALDIEVNKRGLTLYGADSSVPLHPEVLSHGAASLLPDQIRPALLWRTELDAKGAIVSTHVERARVKSIARLDYASVQTALDNDTLPDAYAETIRLLKEVGELRIQQEIDRGGITLNLPDQEIEVVGEEWRLNFRQQLPIEEWNAQISLLTGFGAANLMLGAKVGLLRTLPPPDPRDIDRLRRTAAALGVDWEPRLCRSSYAAST; from the coding sequence GTGCCTCAAGGTCGTGTGATCCGGGTTGCCCACGCCGATGACGGCGTTGCCGCGCAGAGCCTGCGCCGCGGCGTCGCAGCCCTGCAGGCTGAATTGGAGGTGACCGACTTCGCCGCCGACGTCCTGGCCGAGGCGGAACGTGCCGCCGCCTCCGTCGTACTCCCGGACAACGACCAGACGGCGATCGGGTTCGTCACGATCGACCCGCCGGGATCGATGGATCTCGACCAAGCGATGCACATCGAGCGCAATGGCGGCGGCTACACGATCCGCTATGCCATCGCCGATCTCGCAAGCTTCGTCACGGCTGGGGGAGCGCTCGACATCGAGGTCAACAAACGCGGCCTCACGTTGTATGGCGCCGATTCAAGCGTGCCGTTGCATCCCGAGGTCCTGTCGCACGGTGCCGCCAGCCTGCTGCCCGACCAGATCAGGCCGGCGCTGCTCTGGAGGACCGAACTCGATGCCAAGGGCGCGATCGTGTCCACCCATGTCGAGCGTGCGCGGGTGAAGTCGATCGCCCGGCTCGACTACGCGAGCGTCCAGACAGCACTCGACAACGACACCTTGCCGGACGCGTATGCCGAGACGATCCGGCTCCTCAAGGAGGTCGGTGAACTGCGGATCCAACAGGAGATCGATCGAGGCGGCATCACGCTCAACCTCCCGGATCAGGAGATCGAGGTCGTGGGCGAGGAGTGGCGGTTGAACTTCCGTCAGCAGCTGCCGATCGAGGAGTGGAACGCCCAGATCTCGCTGCTGACCGGTTTCGGAGCGGCCAACCTGATGCTCGGGGCCAAGGTCGGGCTGCTGCGTACCCTCCCTCCGCCGGACCCTCGCGATATCGACCGCCTGCGTCGGACCGCAGCTGCGCTCGGTGTGGACTGGGAGCCCAGACTGTGCCGGAGTTCGTACGCAGCCTCGACGTGA
- a CDS encoding ribonuclease R family protein yields the protein MSDPKQAAMLVASMRLLRGSGYVGFDGEVPALHTQAALASAYAHVTAPLRRLIDRYAGEICVSICAKQPVPAWVKDAITRVPEEMRAADRRSSTYERAILDLVEAGILAPQVGAIFDGVIVDVSGKEPTHGSVTIQAPAVESPVTGTVNLPLGQAVKVTLAVADVATRKVAFALA from the coding sequence GTGAGTGACCCGAAGCAGGCGGCGATGTTGGTCGCTTCCATGAGGTTGCTCCGGGGAAGCGGGTACGTGGGTTTCGACGGCGAGGTGCCCGCACTGCACACCCAGGCCGCGCTGGCTTCCGCGTACGCCCATGTCACGGCACCGCTGCGGCGCCTGATCGATCGGTACGCGGGGGAGATCTGCGTGTCGATCTGCGCGAAGCAGCCGGTCCCAGCCTGGGTCAAGGACGCCATCACTCGCGTGCCGGAGGAGATGCGGGCCGCCGACCGCCGCAGCTCGACGTACGAGAGGGCGATCCTCGATCTGGTCGAGGCCGGCATCCTCGCGCCGCAGGTCGGTGCGATCTTCGACGGCGTCATCGTCGACGTCAGTGGCAAAGAGCCGACGCATGGATCGGTCACGATCCAGGCTCCCGCGGTCGAAAGCCCGGTCACCGGGACGGTCAATCTGCCGCTTGGCCAGGCGGTCAAGGTCACCCTGGCGGTCGCCGATGTCGCCACCCGGAAGGTCGCCTTCGCGCTCGCCTGA
- a CDS encoding flavin reductase family protein, whose product MSQTDPVVEKNFRAAMSHVAAPVSIVTSVVDGTPWGTTVSAFASLSMDPPMMLISLQHDSGLLSRIGEGSILGVNVLSASQSELALRFARRDQDRFTSTPWTLADGAPRLGDIHAYVAVKVARMVTGGDHVVLFCDVIDAATYETQPLTYHRRLFGTHTPEV is encoded by the coding sequence ATGAGTCAGACCGACCCGGTGGTGGAGAAGAACTTCCGCGCAGCGATGTCGCACGTCGCGGCGCCGGTGTCGATCGTCACCTCGGTGGTGGACGGCACTCCGTGGGGCACGACTGTCTCCGCGTTCGCGTCGCTGTCGATGGATCCGCCGATGATGCTGATCTCGTTGCAGCACGACTCCGGCCTGCTGTCGCGCATCGGCGAAGGGTCGATCCTCGGCGTCAACGTGCTGTCGGCGAGCCAGTCCGAACTTGCGCTCCGCTTCGCGCGGAGGGACCAGGACCGGTTCACCTCGACGCCCTGGACCCTCGCTGACGGCGCACCCCGACTCGGAGACATCCACGCGTATGTGGCGGTCAAGGTCGCGCGCATGGTCACGGGCGGCGACCACGTGGTGCTTTTCTGTGACGTGATCGATGCAGCGACGTACGAGACGCAGCCTTTGACGTATCACCGGCGCCTGTTCGGGACGCACACACCCGAGGTCTGA
- a CDS encoding ABC transporter permease subunit, which yields MSTGTLTFPRILRAEWIKFRTLRSTWITYAVALVLSLGIGALVSFGHGQEVHNHPDRHELFDPVIFTQTGVFLAQLAIGVMGVMSVTGEYATGMIRASMTAVPKRTPVLLAKVVIFALVTVIVSLVMTFGAFFIGQAILAQWNMNGSLSSPGAVRGLLGATYYVTIVGLIGLGLGFLIRNTAGAIASVVGLVFVLPIIVSFLPSSWSQHIGKFLPSNIAGHLIETVGTSDSVLTRPVAVAVLAAYALLAIVLGWLVMKRKDV from the coding sequence GTGAGCACCGGCACGCTGACCTTCCCCCGCATCCTCAGGGCCGAGTGGATCAAGTTCCGCACGTTGCGATCGACCTGGATCACGTACGCGGTGGCGCTGGTCCTGTCGTTGGGCATCGGAGCGCTGGTGAGCTTCGGCCACGGCCAGGAGGTCCACAACCATCCGGATCGCCACGAGCTCTTCGATCCGGTGATCTTCACCCAGACCGGAGTGTTTCTCGCCCAGTTGGCCATCGGCGTGATGGGCGTGATGAGTGTCACCGGCGAGTACGCGACCGGCATGATCCGCGCCTCCATGACGGCCGTCCCGAAGCGGACTCCCGTCCTGCTCGCGAAGGTCGTGATCTTTGCGCTCGTCACCGTGATCGTGTCACTGGTGATGACGTTCGGGGCGTTCTTCATCGGCCAGGCGATCCTCGCCCAGTGGAACATGAACGGGAGCCTCAGCAGCCCCGGCGCGGTCCGCGGCCTGCTCGGCGCCACGTACTACGTCACCATTGTCGGCCTGATCGGCCTCGGACTCGGCTTCCTGATCCGGAACACTGCGGGCGCGATCGCCTCGGTGGTCGGGCTGGTGTTCGTTCTGCCGATCATCGTCAGCTTCCTGCCATCGTCCTGGTCGCAGCACATCGGCAAGTTCCTGCCGAGCAACATCGCCGGGCACCTCATCGAGACCGTCGGCACGTCGGACTCCGTCCTGACCCGGCCCGTCGCAGTCGCCGTGCTCGCCGCGTACGCGTTGCTCGCGATCGTCCTCGGCTGGTTGGTCATGAAACGCAAGGACGTCTGA
- a CDS encoding ABC transporter ATP-binding protein, with product MIEASHLTKSYGSKKAVDDLSFSVRPGMVTGFLGPNGAGKSTTMRLLLDLDAATGGSATINGKRYRDHKAPLQEVGALLEAKAIHQGRTARNHLRALAATHGISRKRVDEVIGIVGLESVASKRAGGFSLGMGQRLGIASALLGDPHTLLLDEPVNGLDPEGVLWIRNLLKALAAEGRTVFVSSHLMSEMAVTAEHLIVIGKGKLIADTTVAELTANAGVSHVHVSAADNTSLREALTRDGVTVTDADDGFDVVGVDAAGIGEIALARGIALTQLTTQKATLEEAFMSVTRDAVDYHGSAQ from the coding sequence GTGATCGAAGCCTCGCATCTCACCAAGTCCTACGGCTCCAAGAAGGCCGTCGACGACCTCAGTTTCAGTGTTCGCCCCGGCATGGTCACCGGCTTCCTCGGCCCCAACGGCGCCGGCAAGTCGACCACCATGCGACTGCTCCTCGATCTGGACGCCGCCACCGGGGGCAGCGCGACCATCAACGGCAAGCGCTACCGCGACCACAAGGCGCCACTGCAGGAAGTCGGCGCACTGTTGGAAGCCAAGGCCATCCACCAGGGGCGTACGGCGCGCAACCACCTCCGCGCGCTCGCTGCAACTCACGGCATCAGCAGGAAGCGTGTCGACGAGGTGATCGGCATCGTCGGTCTGGAGAGCGTCGCCAGCAAACGGGCAGGCGGGTTCTCACTCGGCATGGGCCAGCGGCTGGGCATCGCCTCGGCTCTGCTCGGCGACCCGCACACGCTGCTGCTCGACGAGCCCGTCAACGGCCTCGATCCGGAGGGCGTGCTGTGGATCCGCAACCTGCTCAAGGCGTTGGCTGCTGAAGGCCGCACCGTGTTCGTGAGCAGCCACCTGATGAGCGAGATGGCCGTCACCGCCGAGCACCTGATCGTGATCGGCAAGGGCAAGCTGATCGCCGACACCACGGTTGCCGAACTGACCGCCAACGCCGGTGTCAGCCACGTCCATGTCTCGGCGGCTGACAACACCTCGCTCCGCGAGGCACTCACCCGCGACGGAGTGACCGTCACCGACGCCGATGACGGCTTCGATGTCGTCGGAGTGGATGCCGCCGGCATCGGCGAGATCGCCCTGGCGCGGGGCATCGCGCTGACTCAACTGACCACGCAGAAAGCCACCTTGGAGGAAGCGTTCATGTCCGTCACCCGCGACGCGGTCGACTACCACGGGAGCGCCCAGTGA
- a CDS encoding universal stress protein codes for MDTRPIVVGVDGSDGSAAAIRHGADRAYASGRGLHLVHVAPVFIPMSGAAPMGTPYLPQDFDTVGKAVLAEAVEYARALMPSERLTSTLTVGSRSSGLLHEARHASEIVFGEDRTPFLERISFGSMVAQVCAHSPVPVTCVPESWRPDRPELVVVGIHDYNHISLELVRAGFAAAQERAAGIEFIHVWDLPPGYGRMVDSVMDFPRWRTMVEHFVAKAVIEAVGHDAGAFDVRAVHGHPSHELQDRSREATLILLGHHRNGGFFDHLGGTGRALLRTSDCPVEVLPVSDPVVPVDVEQHDEFLRA; via the coding sequence ATGGACACCCGACCGATCGTGGTCGGCGTTGACGGATCCGACGGTAGTGCCGCCGCGATCCGCCATGGCGCCGACCGAGCGTACGCATCTGGGCGTGGACTGCATCTGGTGCACGTCGCGCCCGTCTTCATCCCGATGTCCGGCGCTGCGCCGATGGGCACGCCCTACCTCCCGCAGGACTTCGACACGGTCGGGAAGGCGGTCCTTGCCGAGGCGGTCGAGTACGCCCGCGCGCTGATGCCGTCGGAGCGACTCACCTCAACTCTTACCGTGGGTTCACGCAGCAGCGGGCTGTTGCACGAGGCACGCCACGCTTCCGAGATCGTCTTCGGCGAGGATCGAACACCGTTCCTCGAGCGGATCTCGTTCGGCTCGATGGTCGCGCAGGTGTGTGCGCACTCGCCCGTGCCGGTGACGTGCGTACCGGAGTCGTGGCGCCCCGATCGGCCAGAGTTGGTCGTGGTCGGCATCCACGACTACAACCACATCTCACTCGAGTTGGTGCGGGCCGGATTCGCAGCCGCTCAGGAGCGCGCGGCAGGCATCGAATTCATCCACGTCTGGGACCTCCCTCCCGGTTACGGCCGGATGGTCGACTCGGTGATGGACTTCCCGCGCTGGCGGACGATGGTCGAACATTTCGTCGCGAAGGCCGTGATCGAGGCGGTCGGACATGACGCAGGAGCCTTCGACGTACGCGCCGTGCACGGGCACCCGTCGCACGAACTCCAGGACCGCTCGCGTGAGGCGACCCTGATCCTCCTCGGGCACCATCGCAACGGGGGCTTCTTCGACCACCTCGGTGGCACCGGACGGGCGCTGTTGCGGACCTCCGACTGTCCGGTCGAGGTCCTGCCGGTCAGCGATCCGGTCGTCCCGGTCGACGTCGAGCAACATGATGAGTTCCTGAGAGCCTGA
- the cofD gene encoding 2-phospho-L-lactate transferase: MQNVFQSPSRVVVLSGGMGGAKFLQGLKHLLPDAHITVVANTCDDMWVHGLRVCPDLDTVMYTLGDGIDRDRGWGRTDETWSTKEDLAAYGAGLEWFGLGDRDIATHLLRTTLLRGGATLTEVTARLCERWRPGVELLPMTDDEVETHVVIEDAEGPRTIHFQEYWVRLRAEVPARELIFQGLAQSAPTSAVLTAIADADLVILPPSNPVVSVGTILGVPGLSDAIRSTSAPVVGLSPIVGGAHVRGMAEQMLASIGVGVSAEAVGLHYGARSTGGVLDGWLVDTVDASAVPALQAAAIRAVAVPLMMTDVDATAAMARSAIELVR, encoded by the coding sequence ATGCAGAACGTGTTCCAGTCTCCGTCCCGAGTCGTGGTGTTGTCGGGCGGGATGGGTGGCGCGAAGTTCCTCCAGGGGCTGAAGCACCTGCTTCCCGACGCGCACATCACGGTGGTCGCGAACACCTGCGACGACATGTGGGTGCACGGCCTCCGGGTCTGCCCGGACCTCGACACCGTGATGTACACGCTCGGCGACGGCATCGATCGCGACCGGGGTTGGGGGCGTACGGACGAGACCTGGTCGACCAAGGAGGACCTCGCTGCGTACGGTGCCGGACTCGAGTGGTTCGGTCTCGGTGACCGTGACATCGCCACGCATCTGCTCCGTACGACATTGCTCCGCGGCGGTGCCACGCTGACGGAGGTGACGGCGCGGTTGTGTGAGCGTTGGCGGCCGGGGGTCGAACTGCTGCCGATGACCGACGACGAGGTCGAGACCCATGTGGTGATCGAGGACGCCGAGGGGCCTCGGACGATCCACTTCCAGGAATACTGGGTACGCCTTCGGGCCGAGGTGCCCGCTCGCGAGCTGATCTTCCAGGGCCTGGCACAGAGCGCGCCGACGTCGGCCGTCCTCACCGCGATCGCCGATGCTGACCTGGTGATCCTTCCGCCGTCGAACCCGGTGGTTTCGGTCGGGACGATCCTGGGGGTCCCCGGTCTGTCCGATGCGATCCGCTCGACCTCGGCTCCGGTCGTCGGGCTGTCGCCGATCGTCGGTGGCGCACACGTACGCGGGATGGCCGAACAGATGCTGGCCTCGATAGGTGTCGGGGTGAGTGCTGAAGCCGTCGGACTTCACTACGGGGCTCGATCGACTGGTGGAGTCTTGGACGGCTGGCTCGTCGACACCGTGGACGCCTCCGCTGTCCCGGCGCTGCAGGCCGCAGCGATCAGGGCGGTCGCGGTGCCGCTGATGATGACCGACGTCGATGCGACGGCTGCCATGGCACGGTCGGCGATCGAACTGGTCCGCTGA
- the cofE gene encoding coenzyme F420-0:L-glutamate ligase → MLQIWAPDGVGEVGADTDLAETLVGVAELEHGDIVVVTSKIVAKSEGRVVAGERAEWIARESVRVVAQRGETAIVRTRHGLTMAAAGIDASNVEPGLLVLLPEDPDASAQRLRAAVAEKVGRNVGVLISDTSGRAWRVGQTDIAIGAAGVNVVADYRGTTDPYGNPLAVTLPAVADELTGAAELVAGKIGGRPFAVIRGRGDLVLPVGEHGEGAVALVRADAEDMFGLGAREAVVHAVIGDESTQGAFGGPASAEDVRAALAQVPGAGPEVVAAILYAHGWSAEDWQAALSEPLN, encoded by the coding sequence ATGCTCCAGATCTGGGCTCCGGACGGTGTCGGCGAGGTCGGTGCCGACACTGATCTCGCAGAGACGCTGGTTGGGGTGGCCGAACTCGAGCATGGCGACATCGTGGTCGTCACCAGCAAGATCGTCGCCAAGTCCGAGGGCCGCGTCGTCGCAGGGGAGCGAGCTGAGTGGATCGCCCGCGAATCGGTCCGCGTCGTCGCCCAACGTGGTGAGACCGCGATCGTACGCACGCGGCACGGGCTCACGATGGCCGCAGCGGGCATCGACGCCTCCAACGTCGAACCGGGCCTGCTGGTGCTACTGCCCGAGGACCCGGATGCCTCGGCCCAACGGCTCCGCGCGGCCGTTGCCGAGAAGGTCGGTCGCAATGTCGGAGTCCTCATCTCGGACACGTCCGGCCGGGCGTGGCGTGTCGGGCAGACCGACATTGCGATCGGCGCTGCCGGGGTGAACGTCGTCGCCGACTACCGCGGGACCACGGATCCGTACGGCAACCCCCTGGCGGTGACGCTGCCGGCGGTCGCCGATGAGTTGACCGGTGCTGCCGAACTGGTCGCGGGCAAGATCGGGGGACGGCCGTTCGCGGTCATTCGGGGCCGCGGCGACCTGGTTCTCCCGGTCGGCGAGCACGGCGAGGGTGCGGTGGCGTTGGTACGTGCCGACGCGGAGGACATGTTCGGACTCGGCGCCCGGGAAGCCGTCGTGCACGCCGTCATCGGCGATGAGTCGACCCAGGGGGCATTCGGCGGACCTGCATCAGCCGAGGACGTACGCGCCGCACTCGCCCAGGTGCCCGGAGCAGGGCCTGAGGTAGTTGCCGCGATCCTGTACGCCCACGGCTGGTCCGCCGAGGACTGGCAGGCCGCTCTCAGCGAACCGCTGAACTGA